TGCATTATCGTTTGCGTCTAGTACATTGATGAGTATCAGCATCGACCCTGATAGCTGAGGCTCTCCTCCATCAACTGCTGTTAATATCAGAGATATCTGCTCCTGTTTCTCGCGGTCTAGAGACTTTTGTAAAACCATTTCTATATTTGTATCACCATCTGGTAGATTTTGGACTCTCAGTTGAAAATGTTCAGTTGGTTTCAGAGAATAGCTCTGAAGACTATTTACCTCAACGTCATTATCAACGGCTCTGTCCAAGGCAAACCGAGCACCAGGCTGAGCTGACTCACTTATTTCGAATGTAATTTCTTTCCTTTTGAAGCACGGTGAATTATCATTAATATCTGTAATTTCAATTGTAATGCTATAAAATTCCAAAGGACTTTCAAGAATGATTTGAACATTTAAAGCGCAAGGCGTCGTCTGGCCGCATAATTTTTCACGATCTATTTTCTCTATGATAAAGAGCACTCCCCTTTCTTTATTCAGCTCAATGTATTCTGCGCTGTCTCCAGTATAAATACGCGCGTTACCTGATTTGAGTCGTTTGATTTCCAAACCCAAATCCTGAACTATGTTACCGATTAACGAACCTTTCGCCATTTCCTCAGGAATTGAATAACTGACCTGTCCGTGCACTGAACCGAGAGGAAGGACCGAGATAAACAACAGTACCTGCAGTATCATTGTTCTGTCCGACATTTTCCGTtcataaaacaacacacacattatccATTACGATATATTCCATTCGTTTTCAACGAAAAATATCCAAGGTAAATGATTCCACCATTCAAAATGATCGAACAAAGGAAGCGCAGCTCAATGTTTCGGGATTAGTCTTCTCCGCAACCCGGACTTCGCGTTCTGTGTGCAAATAGTTCTCTAATAGGCTATATACAGATGATGGGGGAGGTACGGATTCAACTGTGATCCAAAACTGCAACACACTGACCAACAGCGTCCCTCTGAGTTTAGACGATCGAAATGCACACACTGAGCATGATAGGAAAAACATAAGAATTAAACTACTGGGGATGTGAAAGTACTATGGTGTCCTTAGGACAAAGTTTAAAGGCAACCATCGGCAAGATAAATAAAATCAAACTCACGGAAATACTATTAAGATGCCGGAGAAACACTGGCTGAGGgtaccccaaaacacacacaaacacacacacactgcatggaAAGACTAAACAAAAAAACGTAAATGGCTGGAAGCGTAAAATTGACAAACgtttaaaaatgaatgttaaCAGACACAACTGAAATGTTTGCTTGATTTTCTGACGCACGGTCTACCATACACACTGAGTAAAAGATAATTAAACTAACCCACTTGATAAGCGCCGTAGTCCATGACCTCCGTGCTGGATGTGCCATACCAAATGCCATGACGAGATATTATTCGACTTATGCATATAAAGACACATAGACATAGAAAAATCAATACtagataatatatgcaaatttAACAGACCTCTAGTGGCGAGTCTGGTTCATCCAGGATGGTCTTTTCACTCTGCATCCGCTGCATCGTCCCTGTAGAACTGGGGTCCATTATCAGTACGTTCTGACTACCGGGTCTGGAGAACTTACAGTCATTCTTTCTGGAGTCAGTCGTCCTGCACACCTCGTAATTGTACACGTGTTGTAGAGTTCCTGTCCCCAAAGTGTCTGCGTAACGCGGTGGATAATACGGAATAACCGGGAGATTTGAATGATAGAGGATTCGGGACTCTCTCCATCTGTATATTTTAACGGATATAATAACTACTAAACAAGTGATGAACAGAAACGAGACTACAGCCAAAGCCAATACTAAGTAAAAAGTCAGGTTGTCATTGTACTCCTTCTCGTGCGTAAAGTCTGTGAACTCCGAGAGCACTTCAGGGAAACTGTCCGCCACCGCCACGTTAACATTGACTGTAGCTGAACGAGAGGGCTGCCCGTTGTCCTCCACTATAACAGTGAGCTTTTGTTTCACAGCATCTTTATCAGTGACTTGACGTATAGTTCTTATTTCTCCATTCTGTAAACCCACTTCAAACAACGCCCTGTCTGTAACTTTCTGAAGTTTATACGAGAGCCAGGCATTCTGTCCAGAGTCCACATCAACAGCCACCACTTTAGTGACAAGATAGCCCACATCTGCTGAACGAGGCACAATTTCAGCCACCAGAGAGCTGCTGGTCTGGACTGGATACAGAACCTGAGGTGCGTTGTCGTTCTGGTCCTGGATAATTATTTTCACAGTAACATTGCTACTGAGTGGAGGGGAGCCTCCATCCTGCGCTTTTACGCAGAACTGAAACTCCTTGATCTGCTCGTAGTCAAAGGAGCGCACTCCATGGATGACTCCACTATCAGCACTAACAGACACATATGAGGAGACCGGAACTCCGTTAATCGTGGAGTCCTTCAGTATGTAGGAAACACGGGCATTCTGGTTCCAGTCAGCATCTCTGGCTTTCACTGTGAATATAGAGAGGCCTGGTGTGTTGTTTTCTAGGATGTAGGCCTCATATGAGCTCTTTTCAAAGACAGGAGCGTTGTCGTTCACGTCGGATAACTGTAAGGTCAGAGTGACACTGCTGGAGAGCGAGGGCACTCCCTCATCAGAGCACGTAACACTGATGTTATAATGagactctccctctctatctaaAGCCATTTCCGTTTCAAGACTGTAAAAACCGTTTAATGTAGAAATTATAGTAAACGGAATGTTATCATTTATTCCACAAAGGACGTGACCATTATTATCAGAATCTGCATCGTTTATGTTCATCAAGGCTATAACTGTTTTTGGAGGGGAGTCTTCGGTTATGAAATCAGATTTTGAAATCAAATTTATAAGAGGGGCGTTATCATTTACATCCATGACATCAACGATTATCTTACTGGAATCAGAAAGCCCACCGCTATCAACAGCTTCAATGTCTATTTGGAACTGCTTGACTTTTTCATAATCAATATTACCTAATAAAATTACTTCGCCATTATGTTTATCCATCTGAAATAGTTCCCTTAGACGATGTTTACTGTTGGAGATGAGATACGAAACTTCTCCATTTGTGCCTTTGTCTACGTCTGTCGCACTTACTCGCGTTACACGCGTTCCTTTAGGCGAATTTTCTGTTACAGTAGCCTTATAAAGTGATTGTGTAAAAACAGGTGCATTATCGTTAGCATCCAATACCGTAACAAGTACATTCAACGTTCCAGACATCGGAGGGTCTCCTCCATCCAAAGCCGTTAGCACTAAAGATATTTCCTCCTGTGTTTCTCGATCTAGAGGTTTCTGTAAAACCATCTCCACCTTTTTACTTCCATCAGGTTGATTTTCAAGTTGCAGGACAAAATTATCTGTGGGTTTCAGTGAGTAGCTTTTCAGACCATTTAAATCTATATCTGGGTCGATTGCCTTGTCTAACACGAATTTAGCTCCCGTCACAGCCGACTCGCTGATTTCAAGACGTTTCTCAATATTAGTAAAACTGGGAGCATTATCATTAATATCAGTAATCTCGACTGTTACCCGGAATAACTGCATCGGGTTCTCCAGAATAAGCTGGAAATGCAGTGCACAAGGCGTCGTCTCACTGCATAAGGTTTCACGGTCTATTCTCTCTTTGATAAGGAGAACTCCCCGTTCTTTATTCAGTTCAATGTATTCGGCGTTGTCTCCAGTATAAATACGAGCTTTACCTGATTTCAGTCTTTTAATATCCAAACCCAAATCCTGCGCTATGTTACCAACCAATGTGCCTTTCACCATTTCCTCGGGAATGGAGTAACTGACCTGCCCGTTCACTGAACTGAGAGAAAGAACCAAGATGAACAACAGTACTTGCCGTGTCATTGTTTCATCCGaggtattttttaaaatatcaaattGTATAGATATAATCCGTAAAGAAGCCTCTGATATTCCATTCGCTCATATGCAGAAAAAGTGCAAAGGAATAACTGCTCCAAATCCGCCACTCCGGAACAAAAGAAGTGTTGGCTATATCCGTTCTGAGTGTTGCCTGTAACCCGGACTGTGCGCCCTGCACGCACCTCTTTCCCAGTTATATACCAAAGTAATGGGGGAGGTACTGCGGCTAATCTgctctgaaacaaaaacagtgacCAACAGCGTCCCTATGAGTCCAATGCACTGAACTACAAACGAATAAATCGATTGGccaaataagaaataatacTTATGAAATAGGGACTTATTGACGTGACCTTATTATAGTTTTACGATTACATCACACAACAGACTGATATTGTTAATTCATGCAGTAGAAAAGaacaaatctgaataacatGTAGAgaataaaacagtaaaatattaaatgttgcatcaaaaaacatttgtgaggaagaaggaagACTGGAAATATAATCAtggtaaatgttttgtaatatgCACATTACAATCATTATGCCTCAGCAAAAGTTATGAGGGATGCAATATTTGTTACTAACAAAGAAATATTTGATTGAATTAACAAAAGTTGACATCGTGATACTCTTAACACATTATTACTACAAGGAACGGCCTCAACCTATGTACGTGGTGCTAAAAAAACAGCCATTTTAAATGCAAAGACGTTCTGACAAGCCTGGTGGAATTCCCAGAAGATGGTAATAGATTCCATCACAACTTTCGAAATGTCAGATCATCTATTTGGAAAAAATTTCTGTATATAATTCgaaaaagacaaattaaataGAGATTATGAATTTAAACAGACAAAAATCTCAGCTCAATTTTCAGTGGATATTGTTTTTTCAACTTTGCTACAACCCGGACCGTGCTTTCTGCACAGGATTATTTCTGTAACATATACTAACAGTGGGGGAGGTAAAGCTTCAGATCTATTCTAAAACTGCATCACACTGAACGAAAGCGTCCCTCTGAGTTTAGAACATCGAAATGCACAGAGTGAATTTACTATGAATTTAAGGGTATCGGGGTCCATGAGAGTACTAAGCCAAACATGGCGAGATTCATTAATAATCGAATTCACTGTATGTAGGACAAGTATAGATTAAGTGTCCAGACAAAGAATGGCACAGGCTACACCACACACTTGGCACTGAACAAAACAGCAGCAAAACACAATGGTCGTCTAGGAAAAGACTGAAATCACTGGAATACTGTGCTGTGAATGAGATAAACGGAGCATAAATGTGAATGCCATGAAGTTAAAGTTGTGTTGTCTTGATATACCAAAAAATTGCCTTTAGCATCCGAAGTGAATTAGTGGCAATGCCAGTCACGCATTTGCAAAGCGTTGCTGTCCATGACCGTGATAACGGAAGTGTCATACCAATGGTATAGAGATCTTACTACACCTATGTAATTCATGTCACAAATACAcagataaatacaataaaaattgATTCAGATAACAGACCTCTAATGGTGATTCAGGTTCATCCAGGAGGATGTTTTCCCTCCGCTGTCGCTGCATCGTCCCTGTAGAACTGGGGTCCACAATCAGAACGTTCTGACTACCGGGTCTGGAGAACTTACAGTCACTCTTTCTGGAGTCGGTCGTCCTGCACACCTCGTAATTGTACACGTGTTGTAGAGTTCCTGTCCCCAAAGTGTCTGCGTAACGCGGTGGATAATACGGAATAACCGGAAGATTGGAATGATAGAGGATTCGCGACTGTCTCCATCTGTATATTTTCACTGATATAATAACAACTAAACACGTAATGAAAAGAAAGGAGACAATAGCCAAAGCCAAGACTAAGTAAAAAGTCAGGTTGTCATTGTACTCCTTCTCGTGCGTAAAGTCAGTGAACTCCGAGAGCACTTCAGGGAAACTGTCCGCCACCGCCACGTTAACATTGACTGTAGCTGAACGAGAGGGCTGCCCGTTGTCCTCCACTACAACAGTGAGCCTTTGTTTCACAGCATCTTTATCAGTGACTTGACGTATAGTTCTTATTTCTCCATTCTGTAAACCCACTTCAAACAACGCCCTGTCTGTAACTTTCTGAAGTTTATACGAAAGCCAGGCATTCTGTCCAGAGTCCACATCAACGGCCACAACCTTAGTGACAAGATAGCCCACATCTGCTGAACGAGGCACCATTTCAGCCACCAGAGAGCTGCTAGTCTGGACTGGATACAGAACCTGAGGGGCGTTGTCGTTCTGGTCATGGATCATTATTTTCACAGTCACATTGCTACTGAGTGGAGGGGAGCCTCCATCCAAAGCTTTTACACAGAACTGAAACTCCTTGATCTGCTCGTAGTCAAAAGAGCGCACTGCATGGATGACTCCACTATCAGCACTAACGGACACATATGAGGAGACCGGAACTCCGTTAATCGTGGAGTCCTTCAGTACGTAGGAAACACGGGCATTCTGGTTCCAGTCAGCATCTCTGGCTTTCACTGTGAATATAGAGAGGCCTGGTGTGTTGTTTTCTAGGATGTAGGCCTCATATAAGCTCTTTTCAAAGACAGGAGCGTTGTCGTTCACGTCAGATAACTGTAAGGTCAGAGTAACACTGCTGGAGAGCGAGGGCACTCCCTCATCAGAGCACGTCACGCTGATGTTATATTCAGATGCGCTCTCTCGGTCCAA
The window above is part of the Esox lucius isolate fEsoLuc1 chromosome 4, fEsoLuc1.pri, whole genome shotgun sequence genome. Proteins encoded here:
- the LOC106024272 gene encoding protocadherin gamma-A11 isoform X31 — its product is MTRQVLLFILVLSLSSVNGQVSYSIPEEMVKGTLVGNIAQDLGLDIKRLKSGKARIYTGDNAEYIELNKERGVLLIKERIDRETLCSETTPCALHFQLILENPMQLFRVTVEITDINDNAPSFTNIEKRLEISESAVTGAKFVLDKAIDPDIDLNGLKSYSLKPTDNFVLQLENQPDGSKKVEMVLQKPLDRETQEEISLVLTALDGGDPPMSGTLNVLVTVLDANDNAPVFTQSLYKATVTENSPKGTRVTRVSATDVDKGTNGEVSYLISNSKHRLRELFQMDKHNGEVILLGNIDYEKVKQFQIDIEAVDSGGLSDSSKIIVDVMDVNDNAPLINLISKSDFITEDSPPKTVIALMNINDADSDNNGHVLCGINDNIPFTIISTLNGFYSLETEMALDREGESHYNISVTCSDEGVPSLSSSVTLTLQLSDVNDNAPVFEKSSYEAYILENNTPGLSIFTVKARDADWNQNARVSYILKDSTINGVPVSSYVSVSADSGVIHGVRSFDYEQIKEFQFCVKAQDGGSPPLSSNVTVKIIIQDQNDNAPQVLYPVQTSSSLVAEIVPRSADVGYLVTKVVAVDVDSGQNAWLSYKLQKVTDRALFEVGLQNGEIRTIRQVTDKDAVKQKLTVIVEDNGQPSRSATVNVNVAVADSFPEVLSEFTDFTHEKEYNDNLTFYLVLALAVVSFLFITCLVVIISVKIYRWRESRILYHSNLPVIPYYPPRYADTLGTGTLQHVYNYEVCRTTDSRKNDCKFSRPGSQNVLIMDPSSTGTMQRMQSEKTILDEPDSPLEQKPPNTDWRFNQGQRPGPSGPYHYHGDHIRWTSKRGIRAGGPPEMTMGTGPWPNPPTEAEQLQALMAAANEVSEATATLGPGTMGLSTRYSPQFTLQHVPDYRQNVYIPGSTATLTSNPQQQQQQQQQQQQMAAQQQALQAPPEASSQPEAPKAAQTPASKKKSTKKEKK
- the LOC106024272 gene encoding protocadherin gamma-A11 isoform X46, whose amino-acid sequence is MTRQVLLFILVLSLSSVNGQVSYSIPEEMVKGTLVGNIAQDLGLDIKRLKSGKARIYTGDNAEYIELNKERGVLLIKERIDRETLCSETTPCALHFQLILENPMQLFRVTVEITDINDNAPSFTNIEKRLEISESAVTGAKFVLDKAIDPDIDLNGLKSYSLKPTDNFVLQLENQPDGSKKVEMVLQKPLDRETQEEISLVLTALDGGDPPMSGTLNVLVTVLDANDNAPVFTQSLYKATVTENSPKGTRVTRVSATDVDKGTNGEVSYLISNSKHRLRELFQMDKHNGEVILLGNIDYEKVKQFQIDIEAVDSGGLSDSSKIIVDVMDVNDNAPLINLISKSDFITEDSPPKTVIALMNINDADSDNNGHVLCGINDNIPFTIISTLNGFYSLETEMALDREGESHYNISVTCSDEGVPSLSSSVTLTLQLSDVNDNAPVFEKSSYEAYILENNTPGLSIFTVKARDADWNQNARVSYILKDSTINGVPVSSYVSVSADSGVIHGVRSFDYEQIKEFQFCVKAQDGGSPPLSSNVTVKIIIQDQNDNAPQVLYPVQTSSSLVAEIVPRSADVGYLVTKVVAVDVDSGQNAWLSYKLQKVTDRALFEVGLQNGEIRTIRQVTDKDAVKQKLTVIVEDNGQPSRSATVNVNVAVADSFPEVLSEFTDFTHEKEYNDNLTFYLVLALAVVSFLFITCLVVIISVKIYRWRESRILYHSNLPVIPYYPPRYADTLGTGTLQHVYNYEVCRTTDSRKNDCKFSRPGSQNVLIMDPSSTGTMQRMQSEKTILDEPDSPLEQKPPNTDWRFNQGQRPGPSGAGGPPEMTMGTGPWPNPPTEAEQLQALMAAANEVSEATATLGPGTMGLSTRYSPQFTLQHVPDYRQNVYIPGSTATLTSNPQQQQQQQQQQQQMAAQQQALQAPPEASSQPEAPKAAQTPASKKKSTKKEKK